In one window of Arachis ipaensis cultivar K30076 chromosome B06, Araip1.1, whole genome shotgun sequence DNA:
- the LOC107647006 gene encoding uncharacterized protein LOC107647006, whose translation MTRAGGLPSSGNGTTSSLPSRARLSLCSRYDSPDGDTATATVAVTPTISVRKYIEIRVVTDNSSIQSRSFYFYTLISSKCSISAASQPCNAVAPNLHCTELLLHRSSVAYRDQCVHLLIPLNKCRQAEFYLPWKCENESHSYEKCQYELLMERMFRCRRSRNEPPLITLNPRAPPFPSSLKSPMPDSFQNRDDNNEKNNSISNKFLLPRKPPDRMLPYNKAYNHDEDDDEEEGVTEDDEEHNFLHNDEKRKQELDKSMQKPNILVKDDHGEHFCVFEC comes from the exons ATGACGAGGGCTGGAGGGCTCCCTTCCAGTGGCAACGGCACTACTTCCTCTCTCCCCTCGCGAGCTCGTCTCTCTCTCTGCTCGCGTTATGACTCTCCCGACGGCGACACGGCGACGGCGACGGTAGCAGTGACACCCACCA tTTCCGTCAGAAAATATATTGAAATTAGGGTTGTTACTGATAACTCCTCCATTCAATCACGATCCTTCTACTTCTACACCCTCATCTCCTCCAAATGCTCCATCAGCGCTGCCTCTCAGCCTTGCAACGCCGTCGCACCGAACCTCCATTGTACTGAGCTTCTGTTGCACCGAAGCTCTGTTGCATACAGGGACCAGTGCGTACACCTCCTCATCCCTCTCAACAAGTGCCGCCAGGCCGAGTTCTACCTTCCATGGAAGTGCGAGAACGAGAGTCACTCCTACGAGAAGTGCCAGTACGAGCTCCTCATGGAGCGCATGTTCAGATGCAGAAGATCAAGGAACGAGCCTCCCTTAATCACTCTCAATCCAAGGGCGCCACCTTTCCCGTCATCCCTAAAATCGCCAATGCCTGATTCATTCCAG AACAGAGATGATAACAACGAGAAGAACAATAGCATAAGCAACAAGTTTTTGCTTCCAAGAAAGCCT CCTGATAGAATGTTGCCTTATAACAAGGCCTATAAtcatgatgaggatgatgatgaagaagagggGGTCACAGAAGATGATGAGGAACACAATTTTCTGCATAATGATGAAAAGAGAAAACAAGAACTTGACAAGTCAATGCAAAAACCTAATATTTTG GTAAAAGATGACCATGGCGAGCATTTTTGTGTTTTTGAGTGCTAG